The Atribacter laminatus genome contains the following window.
TACCAGCTTTAGATCTTTTACCGGTATGACAACTATTGATGCGCTTCTCAATGGAAGATTGGATGTTTTTGTAAATGCCTTACGACATCTTGTTGGTCCAGTTCTCACTCTAACCTATGTTCAATTGGCTTACATTCTTCGTATTACCCGATCCTCGATGCTTGATGTTCTCCAACGTGACTATGTCCGTACTGCTCGTGCCAAAGGTTTAGATGAAAGAATTGTTATTAATAAACATGCCAAAAGAAATGCCATGATACCAGTTGCTACCGTGAGTGGCCAAACTATTGTCGGATTGATGGCAGGAACGGTAATTGTCGAAGCAATATTTAATCGGACCGGTTTAGGAAGCTTTTTAGCCTTAGCAGCTCAACAATTAGATTATGCCTCGATTATGGGTGGCGTCCTTTTTTTTGGGCTTATATTGATTATCGGGAACCTTCTGGTTGATATCTCTTATGCTTATATTGATCCTAGGGTTAGGTTGGACTAGAAAAATGAAGTCGGAAACCCATCGGATTATAAAGAAACTATTTCTAAATGCTTCAGCAATTATTGGCTTTGTCCTCTTAGGAGTATTTATTGTAATAGCCATCTTTGCTCCTTTTATAGCTCCTCCTAAAGAGGGGAGAGATCCCTATATGATGCCCATTGTCACCTGGACTTCAAGCCCTCAACCTCCTTCACCGGAACATCCATTTGGGGTAGCCGGGAAAAGGGACATTTTTTATGGAGTAATCTGGGGTACTCGAACCGCTTTTCGTGTGGGAATTATTGTCACTGTCGTTTCAACGCTCATTGGTCTGTTTATCGGATCAATAGCCGGGTATTACGGTAAACTTTTCGATGAAATCCTCATGCGAATCACCGATATCTTTATGGCTATTCCTTTTTTAGTTGCAGCTTTGGTCTTGGCCGCTATCTTAGGAAGCGGATTAAATAAAGTTATGATTGCCATGACGATTTTCGGTTGGATGTATCCTGCTCGTTTAATCCGAGGTAACATTCTTCAAGTGAAAGAAGAACAATATATCATGGCGGCTAAAGCACTTGGTGTAAAAGATTATTTAATCATCATTCGCCATGTCCTTCCCAATACAATTTTTCCGGTATTGATACAAGCCTCAATGCGCATGGGTTCATTAGTTATTACAGCTGCTGCCCTCAGTTTCCTGGGAGTTGGAGCTCCACAAGGATATTCTGATTGGGGAGCACTTCTCAATTATTCTCGAAACTGGATGTTAGGAGGACAGGGCGAAGCTCTTCTTTATTGGTACTCTACTGTCTTCCCTGGTGCAGCGATGGTTCTCTTTGTTTTATCTTGGAACTTAGTCGGGGATGCCCTTCGAGATGTATTTGATCCTCGGTTAAGGGTGTAAGGAGTCAATTATGAACACGAATGACACAATTTTGAACATAGAAAACCTCAAAGTGTATTTTTATAATGATTATGGCCAGGAACTCAAAGCTGTAGACGACATCAGTTTCCAAGTTTACAAAGGTGAAACCATTGCCTTGGTTGGTGAATCGGGATGTGGAAAAAGTGTTACTTCTTTAGCTCTGATGCGATTGATTGATAGCAATGGAAAAATCGTTGGTGGAAAAATAAATTTTAATAATTCTGATTTACTTTTTCTATCTGAAAAACAGATGCAAAATATCCGAGGAAAAGATATTTCTATGATTTTTCAAGAACCTGCTTCAGCACTCAATCCGGTTTATACCATCGGTGATCAAATTATTGAAGCAATCACCCTTCACCAAAAGGTCGGCCACCACGAAGCCCGAAAGCGAGCAGTAGAGATGTTTAAATTGGTAGGAATTCCTGATCCAGAAAAAAGGTTAAACGAATATCCTCATGAATTGTCAGGGGGAATGAAACAAAGAGGCATGATTGCTATGGCACTCTCTTGTCATCCCCAACTTCTCATAGCCGATGAACCAACCACTTCTTTGGATGTAACCATCCAGGCACAAATTATTGAATTAATGATCAGTCTTCAAAAACAGCTTAATATGGCAGTTATCCTCATCACCCACGATTTAGGGATTGTCGCCAACATGGCGAAACGAATTATTGTAATGTATGCCGGAAAAATTGTTGAAGAAGGAGACCGCCACGATATTTTCAAAAATCCTTGTCATCCTTATACCATTGGTTTACTCCGTTCTATCCCTCGTTTAGATATCGAGCAGGAAAAACTCGATTCAATCCCGGGTATGGTTCCTGATCCTTCACAATTTCCCCAAGGATGCCGATTTCGAAACCGCTGTTCCTTTGAAGATGAACAATGCCTCAATCAACCAAATAAAGTTAACGTCAGTTTAAACCATTTTGTCTATTGCCATCACTGGAAAAAAATAAACCAACATTCAATAGAAAAGTGCAAAATTGATGAATAATGTACCTCTTTTAAAAATTGAAAATTTAAAAAAATATTTTCCAGTTAAAGCCGGTGTCTTTCGCTCAACCGTTGGGTGGGTGAAAGCAGTTGATGATATCAGTTTTGAAGTCCATGCTGGAGAAACTTTCGGTGTTGTCGGAGAATCAGGCTGTGGAAAGAGTACTTTGGGTTTGACTATTCTCCGTTTATACGAACCATCATCAGGACGGATAATTTTTGATGGGAAAGAAATTCATAATCTCACCCAATCACAATTCATTCAATATCGGAAAAATCTCCAAATGATTTTTCAGGATCCTTTTAGTTCTTTAAATCCAAGAATGACTGTGGGATCCATAATCGAAGAAGGAATGAATATCCATAAGATTGGTAAATCTCAAGAGCGATCGGCTATGGTTACGGATCTTCTTAAAAAAGTTGGTCTTCAGAGTGATGGTGTAAATCGATTTCCCCATGAATTTTCGGGAGGGCAAAGACAGCGGATTGGCATTGCTCGAGCTTTAGCTATGAACCCTAAGCTGATCATTGCTGATGAAGCGGTCTCCGCACTTGACGTCTCCATTCGTTCTCAAATAATTAATTTAATGATCGATTTAAAAAACGAATTTCACTTAACCTATATTTTTATTTCTCACGATCTTTCGATTATTAAACATGTCTGTGATCGAATTATGGTCATGTATTTAGGAAAAACTGTTGAAATAGCACCTCGTTATCAACTTTTCCAAGCACCACTTCATCCCTATACCGTCGCACTGATATCAGCTGTTCCAGTTCCTGACCCTGATTATCACATTGAAAGGATAATTTTACCAGGGGATGTACCCAGCCCAATTGATCCTCCTTCCGGATGCCGATTCCATCCCCGTTGTCCGGTAGCTCAAAAAAGGTGTTCCGAAGTAGAACCTCACTTAGTTGATCAAGGGAGTGGTCATTTTGTTGCCTGCCATTACCCAGGAAGCTTGTCAATAAGTACACCAATGATATTGACGACTGACGGTATTATATGATATTTTTGTTTGGCTATTTGTCTTAAACCAACCCAATCGGTCCATTGATTTTTTTTTGTTCTCATTGCATAATAAGGTGTTCTATTTATTCAATAGGAATACTGTGAAGATACACGCTCTAGGAAAAAATATTGGGAGGCGATACATATCGAGGTAAAATATCGCGTAAACAATCAAATACGAGCTCGGGAAGTCAGATTGATTTCCTTCGAAGGAGAACAACTGGGAGTTGTGCCAATCAAAAAAGCCCTTGAATTAGCAGAAGAAGCTGGTTATGATTTAGTTGAAGTTGCCCCAGAAGCGAACCCACCAGTTTGTAAAATTATTGATTTTGGCAAATTTAAGTATGAAAAAGAGAAGAAGGCAAAATTCTCTCGAAAGAAACAGAAAGTATCTGAGCTGAAAGAGCTCAAGATGAGGCCAAAAATCGATGAACACGACTATCAGGTAAAGTTAAAAAGTGCTATCCGGTTTCTGGAAGATGGCGATCGAGTCAAATTTACCATTCGGTTTCGAGGGCGAGAGGCTGCCTATGTTGATAAAGGTGTATTATTACTCCAGAAAATAGCTGATGATTTGAATGAGCTCAGTAAAATCGAGCAGGAAATAAAAAACGAAGGTCGGAACCTTACTATGACCATTGCTCCCAAGAAATGAGGAGGATCATTAATGCCAAAAATGAAAACCCATCGCGGTTTAGCTAAACGGGTAAAGATAACTGCGAAAGGAAAAATAAAGGTGGCTCATGGAGGAAAGAGCCATCATTTACATCAAAAAGAACAAGATCGCAAAAGACGGTTACGTAAAACGGTGATTGTTGATAAATCCGTAGAAAAGCGCATTAAGAAGCTTTTGCCCTATGCCTAATTACAGATATCATTGAATTGAATAAGTGAAAATTGGTTGGAAAGATAGGTGATTTTCATTGCCAAGAGTTAAAAATAGCGTGGCGTCTCGACAGAGAAAAAAGAAAATAATGAAATTAGCCAGTGGTTATCGGGGTTCACGTTCCCGTTCCTATCGGCGAGCAAATGAACAAGTTTTAAAATCTCAATTTTATGCTTATCGTGATCGAAAAAACAAAAAGAGAGACTTTCGACGCTTATGGATCGTTCGTATTAATGCTGCGGTTCGGGAACATGGGTTAAAATATAACCAGTTTATGTTTGCTTTAAAGAAAGCCGGTATTGTAATTGACCGAAAGAATTTATCCAATATTGCCATAACGGATCCAGTGGCATTTGCGCATCTCGTTGAGGTTGCCAAATCAGCAACCTAAGTCTATCATTAAGGTAAAAGTTAAAATAAAATGCGATACCACTCTCCACATGGTATCGCATTTTATTTTAATGGTTTTTCCACGAGCAACCCTCTAGTTGATATTGTTGATGGGAGGAAAAGATGTTGACTGATTTAAATAATGTTCTTGAAAAATTTCAGAATGAAATCGAACAGGTAAAAACCCTTGATGATTTAAACCGCTTAAAAGGAAAATACATCGGTCGAAAGGGACAACTTAATGATTTATTTAAAGAAATCACCCAGCTATCCCCCGACGAAAAAAAGGATTTGGGACAAAAAATTAATCATTTAAAAGGTTTGATAGATAGTCGGCTTCAGGAGAAATTAAAAGAACTTACCCAGAAATTAAAACCATCTAGTAAAGTTGATATCTCTCTACCAGGGAAAAAATCCTGGGTAGGGTCACTCCATCCCATTCAATTAACCTGTCACCAAATCCTAACAATTTTCCATAGTTTGGGTTTTCGAATTGAGTCAGGACCGGAAATTGAAAGTGAATATTACAACTTCGAAGCACTGAATTTTCCACCTGATCACCCAGCCCGGGATGCTCAGGATTCTTTTTTTCTCGATGAAGAGTATTTATTACGAACCCATACGTCACCTGCTCAAATTCGAATTATGCAAAAATTACAACCACCCTTTAAAGTGGTTGTACCGGGAAAATGTTTTCGTCGGGATGCAATGGATGCCTCTCATAGCCCCATGTTTCACCAAGTTGAGGGCTTAGTAGTTGCCGAATCAATTTCCATGGGCGATTTGAAAGGAACTATTGAAATATTTGCCCGACGTTTTTTTGGGAGCGACCGACAGCTTCGCTTTCGTCCCAGTTTTTTTCCTTTTACCGAACCAAGTGCTGAAGTTGACATTTCTTGTGGTCTGTGCCAAGGGAAGGGATGCCGTTCTTGTGGACAAACAGGATGGTTAGAAATAATGGGAGCAGGGTTGGTTCATCCTAAAGTTTTCGAAAACGCCGGTTATGACCCCCATCAAGTCCGGGGTTTCGCTTTTGGAATGGGAATCGATCGAGCCGCTTTGTTGAAATTCGATATACCCGATATCCGTTGGCTTTTTGAAAATGATATGTCTTTTATCGAGCAATTCCAAGCTATTCAATAGGAGTATCCAAATACAATGAAAGTTTCCTATTCAATTCTCAAACGTTTTTTACCAGATCTTAACTATACAGTTGAAAAGATAGCTGAGACTCTCACTTCTCAGGGATTTGTGATCGAAAACATAACAAATGCTGCTGATGTTTTTTCTCCTACTTTAACTTCAGGGACAATCGTTAAACGGAAGTCCGGCATTGTTTATGATGTGTGTACCATTCAAATGAAAGAGCACCAATACGATATCAAATGCGAAAAATGGGGAATACCGGAAATCGGAAAAAGGGTTATATTGAATTTAATAGGAAATTCGATAAGCACACAACCCCTTCTAAATCAACGTATACCAGAAAAAGAAGAATTTTTTATTGAACTCCCCGATACTCTGAAAGTCGAAGAAGGAGAAGCCATATTCCCGCAGATAATTGGTGATGACTGGGTCTTAGATGTCGAAATCACCGCCAATCGCGGAGATTGTATGTCAATTATCGGCTTGGTGAGGGAAATAGCAGCAGGTTTGGATTTAGATTATCAAATACCTCCTCATCAATTAACTGTTGATGAAATCAACAGCAACTATCAAGTAAGTATAAATGATCAAGATCTTTGTTCTTTTTACAGCGGTCGGTTAGCAAAAAATTTTAAAATCAAACCTTCCCCATGGTGGATCGTTCGTGAACTTTATCTTTTGGGGCAACGTCCCATCAATCAGGTCGTTGATGTGACTAATTTAGTCATGATGGAAACCGGCCAACCACTTCATGCTTTTAATGCATCGGGATTATCCGACCAAACAATTATCGTGAGAAGAGCGAAAAATAATGAATCATTGGTAACTCTAGATGGGGTGGAAAGAAAATTAAACAATAATATGTTGGTGATTGCAGACGCAAAGCGGCCAGTAGCCATCGCCGGCATTATGGGTGGATATGAATCGGAAGTTTCACCTGATACTCAGGAGGTTTTCTTAGAAGCAGCAATATTTGTAGGAAGCCAAGTCCGTAAAACAGCACGGGAATTAGGATTACGAACTGAAGCTTCCGCTCGCTTTGAAAGGGGAGTCGATCCTGGATCGGTATTATATGCCAGCCAGCGAGCGCTTTCCCTTTTTAAGGAAATTGATCCTTCGATCAAGATTTTAAAAGACTGGGTAGTGGATGGTGAAGCTGTTGCGCCAGAACCAGAAATTGAATTCTCATGCTCCTGGGTTGAAGAAATCATGGACTGTAAAATTCCACTGGAAAAAATGCAAACAATTTTAACCAAGTTAGGATTTGTCCTTCTATCTCAACCTAATGACTCTGTGATCAAAGTTAAGATTCCTTCCTGGCGATCGGATGTCCAACAACCGATTGACTGTGTCGAGGAAATTGGTCGTATCTTCGGATATGATCATATTCAATCTCAAATTCCCAGCTTCCCTTTTGACCCAGGTAATTCCTGCAGAGAGCTCTTATGGGAAGGTGTTCTCCGTGGCTTTTTGCGTTCAAAAGGTTTAAAAGAATGTGTTTCGCTTTCTTTGACCAGCCAGACCAACTGTGATCTTTTAGGCATTCCCGATACTGACGTTATCCGGGTTATGAATCCGCTTTCACAAGATCATGTCATCCTTCGTCCGAATTTAATCATAAGCGCCTTGGATACCTTAAGAATCAACATTGCTCGAGGACGAGAAAATTTTGGTTTTTTTGAATATGGAGAAGTGTTTTCTCGAACCAACAACTCGAACAATCCTTATAAGGAAGAAAGGCGGTTAGTTGTTGTTTTAAGCGGTTTTTCTTATCCTGCTTATTGGCAACAAATTTCCCAGGTAGATATTTTCTCCCTGAAAGGTTTTGCCGAAAGCCTCGTTGATCTTGTTGGATATCCACTTCAGATGGTAAATTGGCAACCTTTAGGCGAAAATACATATTTTGATTCGAATCTTTCGTTTTGCGGTATACTAAAAAATGGTGTTGAAATTTTTAGAGGAGGATTGATTGATAAAACCATCAGTGATGCCTTTGGTTTTTGGGGAGAACATTACTGTTTAGAAGTTGCCTGGCAAAAACTCCTCCATCAATTAGAATTGAAGGATTTTCAAATCCAGGAGATCAACCGATATCCTTCAATTCGGCGAGACATTTCCATTGTAGTCAACCAAAATCAGGTTTGGAAAAACGTCGAATCTTTGGTATTAAAAGTCGCTTCTTCCCATAACTTACCCATTGAAAAAGTCGAACTATTTGACTCTTATCAGGGGAAACATCTTCCTCCGGGGAAGAAAACCTTTTCTTATTCTATGGTTTTCCGTTCAGCACAAAAAACTCTAACCGACAACGAAGTCGATGAGTGGGTGAACATCATCAAAGCAGCGATTAAAAAAGAACCGGAAATACTCCTCCGGGAGGAACTCACAGGAGGATTCTAATCGACTGGTATAGCATAATTTGCATTTTTATCCTTATACTCAATGTTATTCGAAGTTCAATCCGGGGTTTCAGTAAAGAGATTCTGGCTTTGACAGGAGTGGTGATTGGTCTTCTGAGTGCATTGCGGTTTCATCAGGACCTCAGTCAATTTTTGACCAATCTCCTTCATTGGAATTCAGTCTGGATGAATTTGATTAGTTTTTTTGTGATCTTCATACCAGTCGTTCTTTTATTTTCCTGGGTAGGCATGTTTTTTCGAAAAGTTTTCGAAGGTCTTGATATTGTATGGTTTGATGCCATTTTAGGCTTCATTATTGGTATCTTGAAAGGTTTTCTCTGGATCTCCATTATTACTCTTTTTGTGCTCAATGTTTCTTTTCTCGAATTTCTCAATAACGGTATTTATCAATCCCGTTTTTACCAGAGTTTTACCCAGCCAATCATTGTTTCAATTGATTCAATGGTCCAAAAAATTCCTGAATTTTCCTTTCTTGGGGTTTATTTAGAAAAGGGTTTAGATCAAAGTGATGATGAACTTATCCAAAGATATATTGAAGAATTTTGATTTTGATAAAATACTCGATCAGCTGAGTTCTGCTTGTGTTTGTGAAGTTTCCCGCGAAAAAATGATGGAATTGCATCCCTATACCAACCCAGAAGCAATGAATCAAAGGTTGCAAACCGTCCAACAGCTTTTTGATTTTATCACTTTCGACGGGAGTTTGGATCTCTCTGGTTTAAGCGACCTTCGCGAAATTTTTCAAAAAATCGCCATCCCTGGGTCAGTTCTCAGTTTATACCAAGTCATTCTTCTTTTTAACTTTTTACTCTTATGTGAAAAAACCAAACGTCTCCAAAAGGCAACCCGAATAGATGAGAAGTATCCACTTCTTACAGTTTTTTTCAATGACATTGAAAGCTATACTTCTCTTATCAAGAAAATAAAATTGATCTGTTCGCCTGAGGGGTTTATTCTCGATTCCGCCAGCCCTCGTCTCCGTGATATTCGAAGACGTCTGAACCATCTTCAAGCAGAAGTTCGAACCACTATTGAAAAATGTTTGCATAACCGGGACATAGCTCCTTTCCTTCAGGATGCAACTTATACTATTCGACGAGGAAGATACGTGATTCCCATCAAATCAGAGTTTCGAGGACGAATCGATGGAATTGTAGCCGATTATTCTTCATCTGGTTCCTCAGTCTTCATTGAACCAAAACCGATTCTCTATCTCAATAATGAATTAGAAGTATTAACTATTCAAGAAAAAGATGAAATCGATACTATTCTTCTGAAATTGGCCAATGATTTGAGACCGTATCTCAGTCAACTTGAATCTTCATTCCAAGCGATGCTCGAGTTGGATATTCTCCACGCTCAGTCACAATTAGCTCGAAAGTGGCGAGCCCATATCCCCAGGGTAGGAGAAAAAGACCTCATCATCAAAGAAGGCCGACATCCTCTCTTAGGAGAAAAAGCGGTTCCTTTTTCCCTTCAAATAAGTTCCGATAAAAAAACCATGGTTATTAGCGGACCGAATGCTGGGGGAAAAACTGTTTTGTTAAAAAGTCTGGCTTTAATCGTTTATCTTGCCCATTGTGGAATTCCAGTTCCAGTAAATCCTGGCTCTTCATTACCTTTTTATCATCATCTTTTTGTCGATATTGGAGACCATCAGGATATCGAACAAAACCTCAGTACCTTTACTTATCGTCTTTCTGCTTTTCAGGAATCACTTACTCAGCTTTCATCTGAAAGTTTATATTTAATTGATGAAATTGGAGCCGGAACCGATCCTAACGAAGGCTCGGCATTAGCGATTGGAATGATTGACTTTCTTGGTCAACAAGGAGCAACCTGTATCGCAACCACTCACTATCCTTTAATAAAAAGCTATGTTTCTCAACACCCCGCCATGATCTCAGCATCGATGGAGTTCAATCCAATCCTTTTTCAACCAACTTATCGTCTCCTCGTTGATGAAATCGGGGAAAGTTATGGAATCAAAATAGCTGAAAATATTGGTATTCCCCAACCGGTAATCAAGATTGCTCTTCAACAGCTTCAAAAAGAGTGGATCGATCTCAATGAATTAATTATCTCCAATCGGAAAAAAAACCAAGAATTAAATATTCAGTTATTAGAATGGCAAGAAAAGGTAAAAGACGCTACCAATCGGCAGAGGGAGGTTGTACAGCTTCAAGAACAACTGGAATCACAAAAAAAAATCCTTATAAAAGATTTTCAGGAAAAATTAACCCAATACCTCAAAAAAACTCGGGATGATATATCGCAACTCATCGGTCAATTAAGAAAAGAAAAAACTCTTGATGAAAGTGTGTATCAAGAGCTCAAAGAACGAGTTGATCCAAAGTTCTATCTGACCCAAGAGCTAACCTGGTCACCATCAGAAGAAACCATAAAGGATTCTCCACAGGCGGTTTTTCAAGCTGGTGAAAAAGTGATGGTTGATATTTTCCAACAGGAAGGTGAAATAATATCTATTGATGATTTAAAAAATGAAGCCACGGTCGTGGTCAATGGTCGCAAATGTGTCCTTTCTATCAATCATCTTCAAAAAAAATCCAAAGAGGAAGAATTCTCATCCTCTCTCCAGCGGAGCTATTCTTTCCAACCCTCTTTGAATAATGTGAGAAATCAAATTGAAATTCGGATGATGAAAGCCGAAGATGCTCGAGAAAAACTAGATAAATATTTTGATCAAGTGCTCTTAGCTGGATTTAAAACTGTTTATATCATTCACGGGAAAGGAGAGGGAATTTTAAGAAAAGTTACTCACGAATTTCTACAGGATAACCCTGCAGTAGAAAGCTATCGCAACGGCTTGCCCGAAGAAGGAGGCTTGGGGGTAACAGTCGTAATCCTCAAAGATTGACAGCAAAATAACCATCATTCGGTACATCGATCACAGGTTTTGGTCGGTACTGTCCCAGCTTTAAAAGGCAAAACAATGGTTTTTTTACAGGAAGAGGAGGGAAGAAGTCCCGATTTTAAACAAACCGACCTATCAACTACAGATTCCGGTCGGATGAAATCCTGCTTTGGCAGGTTTTCATGGGCAGCTTTCATAACTTTAGCAAAAATTGGAGCGGCAATTATTCCACCGGTTTTCGACTCTCCCAAGGGTTTGCGATCGTCATTCCCCAGAAAAACCCCACATACCATATCGGGAGTAAATCCAACAAACAAGGCATCAATAAAATCTTCGGTTGAACCAGTTTTACCACCCGCCGGACGACCGATATTTGCCCGTCTGGCTGTTCCCCGTTCAATAACTCCCTGGAGTAATCGAGCCATGACATAGGCAGTATCAGCCGGTATGGCCTGGCGCACAGTTTTATTGCTGGAATAGATTACATTACCTTCCCAATCGACAATTTTAGTAATGGCGTACGGTTCAGGAATACGTCCTTCGTTGGCAAAAGCACAATAGGCATTAACTAATTCCATTAAAGTGACCTCTGAGGTGCCTAAAGCAAGCGATAGATTTTTTTGGAGTTGTGATTTCACTTGCATCCTTTTGGCATAATTAATAACCTCGTCGGTTCCCAATTG
Protein-coding sequences here:
- a CDS encoding ABC transporter permease, with the protein product MKSETHRIIKKLFLNASAIIGFVLLGVFIVIAIFAPFIAPPKEGRDPYMMPIVTWTSSPQPPSPEHPFGVAGKRDIFYGVIWGTRTAFRVGIIVTVVSTLIGLFIGSIAGYYGKLFDEILMRITDIFMAIPFLVAALVLAAILGSGLNKVMIAMTIFGWMYPARLIRGNILQVKEEQYIMAAKALGVKDYLIIIRHVLPNTIFPVLIQASMRMGSLVITAAALSFLGVGAPQGYSDWGALLNYSRNWMLGGQGEALLYWYSTVFPGAAMVLFVLSWNLVGDALRDVFDPRLRV
- a CDS encoding ABC transporter ATP-binding protein, whose product is MNTNDTILNIENLKVYFYNDYGQELKAVDDISFQVYKGETIALVGESGCGKSVTSLALMRLIDSNGKIVGGKINFNNSDLLFLSEKQMQNIRGKDISMIFQEPASALNPVYTIGDQIIEAITLHQKVGHHEARKRAVEMFKLVGIPDPEKRLNEYPHELSGGMKQRGMIAMALSCHPQLLIADEPTTSLDVTIQAQIIELMISLQKQLNMAVILITHDLGIVANMAKRIIVMYAGKIVEEGDRHDIFKNPCHPYTIGLLRSIPRLDIEQEKLDSIPGMVPDPSQFPQGCRFRNRCSFEDEQCLNQPNKVNVSLNHFVYCHHWKKINQHSIEKCKIDE
- a CDS encoding ABC transporter ATP-binding protein, producing MNNVPLLKIENLKKYFPVKAGVFRSTVGWVKAVDDISFEVHAGETFGVVGESGCGKSTLGLTILRLYEPSSGRIIFDGKEIHNLTQSQFIQYRKNLQMIFQDPFSSLNPRMTVGSIIEEGMNIHKIGKSQERSAMVTDLLKKVGLQSDGVNRFPHEFSGGQRQRIGIARALAMNPKLIIADEAVSALDVSIRSQIINLMIDLKNEFHLTYIFISHDLSIIKHVCDRIMVMYLGKTVEIAPRYQLFQAPLHPYTVALISAVPVPDPDYHIERIILPGDVPSPIDPPSGCRFHPRCPVAQKRCSEVEPHLVDQGSGHFVACHYPGSLSISTPMILTTDGII
- the infC gene encoding translation initiation factor IF-3; amino-acid sequence: MEVKYRVNNQIRAREVRLISFEGEQLGVVPIKKALELAEEAGYDLVEVAPEANPPVCKIIDFGKFKYEKEKKAKFSRKKQKVSELKELKMRPKIDEHDYQVKLKSAIRFLEDGDRVKFTIRFRGREAAYVDKGVLLLQKIADDLNELSKIEQEIKNEGRNLTMTIAPKK
- the rpmI gene encoding 50S ribosomal protein L35, translating into MPKMKTHRGLAKRVKITAKGKIKVAHGGKSHHLHQKEQDRKRRLRKTVIVDKSVEKRIKKLLPYA
- the rplT gene encoding 50S ribosomal protein L20 — protein: MPRVKNSVASRQRKKKIMKLASGYRGSRSRSYRRANEQVLKSQFYAYRDRKNKKRDFRRLWIVRINAAVREHGLKYNQFMFALKKAGIVIDRKNLSNIAITDPVAFAHLVEVAKSAT
- the pheS gene encoding phenylalanine--tRNA ligase subunit alpha; amino-acid sequence: MLTDLNNVLEKFQNEIEQVKTLDDLNRLKGKYIGRKGQLNDLFKEITQLSPDEKKDLGQKINHLKGLIDSRLQEKLKELTQKLKPSSKVDISLPGKKSWVGSLHPIQLTCHQILTIFHSLGFRIESGPEIESEYYNFEALNFPPDHPARDAQDSFFLDEEYLLRTHTSPAQIRIMQKLQPPFKVVVPGKCFRRDAMDASHSPMFHQVEGLVVAESISMGDLKGTIEIFARRFFGSDRQLRFRPSFFPFTEPSAEVDISCGLCQGKGCRSCGQTGWLEIMGAGLVHPKVFENAGYDPHQVRGFAFGMGIDRAALLKFDIPDIRWLFENDMSFIEQFQAIQ
- the pheT gene encoding phenylalanine--tRNA ligase subunit beta, with the translated sequence MKVSYSILKRFLPDLNYTVEKIAETLTSQGFVIENITNAADVFSPTLTSGTIVKRKSGIVYDVCTIQMKEHQYDIKCEKWGIPEIGKRVILNLIGNSISTQPLLNQRIPEKEEFFIELPDTLKVEEGEAIFPQIIGDDWVLDVEITANRGDCMSIIGLVREIAAGLDLDYQIPPHQLTVDEINSNYQVSINDQDLCSFYSGRLAKNFKIKPSPWWIVRELYLLGQRPINQVVDVTNLVMMETGQPLHAFNASGLSDQTIIVRRAKNNESLVTLDGVERKLNNNMLVIADAKRPVAIAGIMGGYESEVSPDTQEVFLEAAIFVGSQVRKTARELGLRTEASARFERGVDPGSVLYASQRALSLFKEIDPSIKILKDWVVDGEAVAPEPEIEFSCSWVEEIMDCKIPLEKMQTILTKLGFVLLSQPNDSVIKVKIPSWRSDVQQPIDCVEEIGRIFGYDHIQSQIPSFPFDPGNSCRELLWEGVLRGFLRSKGLKECVSLSLTSQTNCDLLGIPDTDVIRVMNPLSQDHVILRPNLIISALDTLRINIARGRENFGFFEYGEVFSRTNNSNNPYKEERRLVVVLSGFSYPAYWQQISQVDIFSLKGFAESLVDLVGYPLQMVNWQPLGENTYFDSNLSFCGILKNGVEIFRGGLIDKTISDAFGFWGEHYCLEVAWQKLLHQLELKDFQIQEINRYPSIRRDISIVVNQNQVWKNVESLVLKVASSHNLPIEKVELFDSYQGKHLPPGKKTFSYSMVFRSAQKTLTDNEVDEWVNIIKAAIKKEPEILLREELTGGF
- a CDS encoding CvpA family protein, whose translation is MFILILNVIRSSIRGFSKEILALTGVVIGLLSALRFHQDLSQFLTNLLHWNSVWMNLISFFVIFIPVVLLFSWVGMFFRKVFEGLDIVWFDAILGFIIGILKGFLWISIITLFVLNVSFLEFLNNGIYQSRFYQSFTQPIIVSIDSMVQKIPEFSFLGVYLEKGLDQSDDELIQRYIEEF
- a CDS encoding endonuclease MutS2, whose product is MMNLSKDILKNFDFDKILDQLSSACVCEVSREKMMELHPYTNPEAMNQRLQTVQQLFDFITFDGSLDLSGLSDLREIFQKIAIPGSVLSLYQVILLFNFLLLCEKTKRLQKATRIDEKYPLLTVFFNDIESYTSLIKKIKLICSPEGFILDSASPRLRDIRRRLNHLQAEVRTTIEKCLHNRDIAPFLQDATYTIRRGRYVIPIKSEFRGRIDGIVADYSSSGSSVFIEPKPILYLNNELEVLTIQEKDEIDTILLKLANDLRPYLSQLESSFQAMLELDILHAQSQLARKWRAHIPRVGEKDLIIKEGRHPLLGEKAVPFSLQISSDKKTMVISGPNAGGKTVLLKSLALIVYLAHCGIPVPVNPGSSLPFYHHLFVDIGDHQDIEQNLSTFTYRLSAFQESLTQLSSESLYLIDEIGAGTDPNEGSALAIGMIDFLGQQGATCIATTHYPLIKSYVSQHPAMISASMEFNPILFQPTYRLLVDEIGESYGIKIAENIGIPQPVIKIALQQLQKEWIDLNELIISNRKKNQELNIQLLEWQEKVKDATNRQREVVQLQEQLESQKKILIKDFQEKLTQYLKKTRDDISQLIGQLRKEKTLDESVYQELKERVDPKFYLTQELTWSPSEETIKDSPQAVFQAGEKVMVDIFQQEGEIISIDDLKNEATVVVNGRKCVLSINHLQKKSKEEEFSSSLQRSYSFQPSLNNVRNQIEIRMMKAEDAREKLDKYFDQVLLAGFKTVYIIHGKGEGILRKVTHEFLQDNPAVESYRNGLPEEGGLGVTVVILKD